Sequence from the Microvirgula aerodenitrificans DSM 15089 genome:
CAACCAGTCCTGATTGCTAATTTATGACTGGGATACCGGGCGGGGGAAGGTCATGTGCAACGCAGTTGCGCCATCTGGTGAAGGCTTTCGTGTAATGATCCAGTAAAAATTTGCTCTTGATTTGCTTGGCGGCTTGTTTCTCTGAGTTGTCCGGGCTCACGGCTTCTTCTTTGAATTCAGAGCTGAACTGCTGTGTGCTCATGAATATCTTTCTATGCTCAAATCATAGGGGAGGGCAGCATACTGCGGTCGGGGCAATCCGCCATGCCATCTTATCTGTGCGGAAGGGTGCAAGCAGGCTTGCGGGGGCTTTTTCTAGAAGAAAGTTACAAAAGAAATTTTGCATACGTCAGCTTCTCTGTGTCACCGTAAATCTGTGTAAAGCCAAATTGCTAGTGCCGAACGTTCGCACGTGTCTCGCCTGATGCGGGCAGCCAAGCCCTATGGCATCTTCCAAAATGGCTTCGCGTATTTCAAAATCTGGTTTGGTCAAGTACGCTAGGACCCTTGTGATCAAAATATGGCGCTTCCTGATATCTCGGCGATCAATCATGCCGATTCCTGATTCAGGGAAGTTGTCTGCCTCTCTGTTGCTATTCCAATATGTGCCAATCCCTTCCGTAATGTTTTTCATCCAGTAATCTCCAATGGCATCTCCGTAGTAAACCGCATTCCGTACTCGTGCTCCGTCAAAGATGAATAGGCAGTGATAGTGATAAGATTTGTCGCTGGTCCATTCTAAGCGCCAGATCATACCGACGTAGTACCTAAAGATGCTGGGTTTGCTGCGTCTGTTTGCGATCATTCTCTTGAAGTAATCACAAAATTCGATAAAGTGCATGCTTGATTGATATTCAACTCGAATGCCTAAATCAACTCTAACAAATAGCATCTTTGAAGGGCCATGCTCCCAGAGAGCGTTCAGATAGTCTACGCCACTCTGAAATGTGGCTGGCTGTGGTTTTGGATGGCACTCTGTTAGTAACTCTTCGAATGAGTAGGAACTATTTGCTTCTTGCGACCACATTGTGGCTTCTCCTGTAACTAGTGCTCAAG
This genomic interval carries:
- a CDS encoding YagK/YfjJ domain-containing protein, which gives rise to MWSQEANSSYSFEELLTECHPKPQPATFQSGVDYLNALWEHGPSKMLFVRVDLGIRVEYQSSMHFIEFCDYFKRMIANRRSKPSIFRYYVGMIWRLEWTSDKSYHYHCLFIFDGARVRNAVYYGDAIGDYWMKNITEGIGTYWNSNREADNFPESGIGMIDRRDIRKRHILITRVLAYLTKPDFEIREAILEDAIGLGCPHQARHVRTFGTSNLALHRFTVTQRS